One genomic region from Leptospira tipperaryensis encodes:
- a CDS encoding MBL fold metallo-hydrolase, producing the protein MHIKSLFIFLTILLLFQSCFPVDPERVRSSHFHDGKYHNIEEDEELGKSFFSVLRWKLLGPNEPPTVDGDVEKIPEVQPRTKEDFLAPEGKVRIIWLGHATVWIAANFHGKRMHILTDPIFTGVPPFVKRLTELPIQPENLPGVDIVAVSHAHRDHLDIDSIKRIQKLFPEVTIHLPSGMGEFAKDEGFENTVVQEWWSVFEYAGTKIHFLPAKHWSRMGLTDMNQYHWGSYAFEFENIRIYFGGDTGFSKHFSEIGKKFPQGFSATVLPIGAFKPRWFMEPAHIGPKEALDASKILQSSLLLPVHWGTFSLGDDLPSEAALYLKKLHSEKKESLPLKVWTMGEIIDL; encoded by the coding sequence TTTTATCTTCCTAACGATCCTTCTTCTCTTTCAATCCTGCTTTCCCGTAGACCCCGAAAGAGTTCGTTCTTCGCACTTCCATGACGGAAAGTATCACAATATCGAAGAAGACGAAGAACTGGGAAAAAGTTTTTTCTCAGTCCTTCGTTGGAAGCTACTGGGACCGAACGAGCCTCCCACAGTGGATGGGGACGTTGAAAAAATTCCTGAAGTTCAACCAAGAACGAAAGAGGATTTCTTAGCTCCGGAAGGAAAGGTGAGGATCATCTGGCTCGGCCACGCGACCGTCTGGATCGCGGCAAATTTTCATGGAAAAAGAATGCACATTCTTACGGATCCGATCTTTACAGGGGTTCCCCCTTTTGTTAAGCGACTTACGGAACTTCCCATTCAACCAGAAAATCTTCCCGGTGTGGATATCGTCGCGGTCAGCCACGCGCACAGAGATCATCTCGATATAGATTCTATCAAAAGAATTCAGAAACTCTTTCCCGAAGTTACGATCCATCTTCCTTCCGGGATGGGAGAATTTGCAAAGGACGAAGGTTTTGAGAATACCGTAGTTCAAGAATGGTGGTCCGTCTTTGAATACGCAGGAACTAAGATTCATTTTCTTCCGGCCAAACACTGGAGTAGAATGGGTCTCACCGATATGAATCAATATCACTGGGGAAGTTATGCATTCGAATTTGAGAATATTCGCATATACTTTGGCGGCGATACAGGATTCTCAAAACACTTTTCCGAAATTGGAAAGAAATTTCCGCAAGGTTTTTCCGCGACCGTCCTTCCCATCGGGGCGTTTAAGCCGAGATGGTTTATGGAACCGGCTCATATCGGACCCAAAGAAGCCTTGGATGCGAGCAAAATTCTTCAGTCTTCTCTGCTCCTTCCGGTTCATTGGGGAACCTTCTCCCTTGGAGACGATCTTCCTTCGGAAGCCGCCCTCTATCTCAAAAAATTACATTCTGAAAAGAAGGAATCACTTCCTCTGAAAGTTTGGACGATGGGAGAGATCATCGACTTGTGA